A DNA window from Methylocystis heyeri contains the following coding sequences:
- a CDS encoding type II secretion system F family protein — translation MVKEIVEMGSDPQLVSSLLVAIFVCATLYSVMTPFFATDVLAKRMKAVASEREALRARERALAKSSGGLRQQPKVYMKNVVEKFSLSRWLATDDARMKLASAGYRGPQAETTLLFFRAVTPIGCFLTTVFYLNFINDFGLSGVSMAGAAVAALYVGIKLPEIILSNTIQKRQASMKRAFPDALDLMLICVESGMSIEHAFRKVGQEIGVQSVPLAEEFAVATAELSYLPDRRVAYQNLAARTGLEGVKQICMVLAQAEKYGTPLGQALRTTAQEARDARMMEAEKIAAALPPKLTVPMILFFLPVLIVVVMAPAIMQVMDAGL, via the coding sequence ATGGTCAAAGAGATCGTCGAAATGGGCAGCGACCCTCAGCTGGTTTCTAGCCTGCTGGTCGCAATCTTCGTGTGCGCGACGCTGTACTCCGTCATGACGCCCTTTTTCGCCACCGACGTGTTGGCGAAGCGCATGAAAGCCGTGGCCAGCGAGCGCGAAGCCCTGAGAGCGCGCGAACGCGCTCTGGCGAAGAGCAGCGGCGGCCTGCGCCAGCAGCCCAAAGTCTACATGAAGAACGTCGTTGAGAAATTCTCGCTCTCGCGATGGCTCGCCACGGACGACGCCAGAATGAAGCTGGCCTCGGCCGGCTATCGCGGGCCCCAGGCCGAAACGACCTTGCTGTTCTTCCGGGCCGTCACTCCTATCGGCTGCTTTCTGACGACGGTCTTCTATCTGAACTTCATCAACGACTTCGGCCTGAGCGGCGTATCCATGGCCGGCGCCGCCGTGGCGGCGCTCTATGTCGGCATCAAGCTGCCGGAGATCATTCTCTCCAACACGATCCAGAAGCGGCAGGCCTCGATGAAGCGCGCCTTTCCGGACGCTCTGGATCTGATGCTGATCTGCGTCGAATCGGGCATGTCGATCGAACACGCCTTCCGCAAGGTGGGACAGGAGATCGGCGTGCAATCGGTTCCGCTCGCTGAGGAATTCGCCGTCGCAACGGCCGAGCTCTCTTATCTGCCGGATCGCCGCGTCGCTTACCAGAACCTCGCCGCCCGCACAGGGCTGGAGGGGGTCAAGCAGATCTGCATGGTGCTCGCCCAGGCGGAAAAATACGGCACGCCGCTGGGGCAGGCCCTCAGGACCACGGCGCAGGAAGCCCGCGACGCCCGCATGATGGAGGCGGAAAAGATTGCCGCCGCGCTCCCGCCCAAGCTGACCGTCCCGATGATCCTGTTTTTCCTCCCGGTGCTCATCGTGGTCGTCATGGCTCCGGCCATCATGCAGGTCATGGACGCCGGGCTCTGA
- the cpaB gene encoding Flp pilus assembly protein CpaB, which translates to MNKAQIVVGAVALVAGGGAFLMMHKKPVQAPQLPAVVAPLISMTDELLTAKRDLPYGSTLTPNDMAWTEWPKGSLPKGGVVKSASPNAMEEIKDSLVRAPIANGEPIRRERIVKGATAGMMSTLLTSGKRAIAIDVSANTTAGGFILPNDRVDIFKLYRDPELTKERGADAMSTELVVSNVRVLAMGQTVETKNGEAVVTGATATLELDPRQAEQVLLAQRTGSLTLALRPLVDAQPKDDSPESQVERADGSMTIVRYGVSTSLHPK; encoded by the coding sequence ATGAACAAGGCACAGATCGTTGTCGGGGCGGTGGCCCTGGTCGCCGGCGGCGGCGCATTCTTGATGATGCACAAGAAACCCGTTCAGGCGCCTCAATTGCCTGCGGTCGTCGCGCCGCTCATTTCGATGACCGACGAACTGCTCACCGCAAAACGCGATCTGCCCTACGGCTCGACCCTGACGCCCAACGACATGGCGTGGACCGAGTGGCCGAAAGGCTCTCTTCCCAAGGGCGGCGTGGTCAAGAGCGCCTCTCCGAACGCGATGGAAGAAATAAAGGACAGTCTCGTCAGGGCGCCAATCGCCAATGGCGAACCGATCAGACGCGAGCGCATCGTCAAGGGCGCGACGGCCGGAATGATGTCGACCCTGTTGACGTCCGGCAAGCGGGCCATAGCGATCGACGTCTCCGCCAACACCACGGCCGGCGGATTCATATTGCCCAACGACCGGGTCGATATCTTCAAGCTCTATCGGGATCCCGAGCTCACCAAGGAGCGCGGCGCCGACGCGATGTCGACCGAACTCGTGGTTTCCAATGTTCGCGTTCTCGCCATGGGCCAGACCGTCGAAACCAAGAACGGCGAGGCCGTCGTCACTGGCGCCACGGCGACGCTCGAACTCGATCCGCGTCAGGCGGAGCAGGTTCTGCTTGCGCAGCGCACCGGCTCGCTCACCCTGGCGCTGCGGCCGCTCGTCGACGCGCAGCCCAAGGACGACTCGCCTGAATCGCAGGTCGAGCGCGCGGATGGCTCGATGACGATCGTCCGCTACGGCGTGTCGACGAGTCTGCACCCGAAATAA
- a CDS encoding CpaD family pilus assembly protein, giving the protein MSEHRTAASNSAGFDAGSRLHSLGRAAKLASIFLVLPLSACGLNKVSAPPEVAYDYRDRHPIVLAETQNALDVFPPPVGVRLDNASDLRIREFVARYQKLGQGKITVLAPVGGAYGSGRHGLEEIRRALVAAGADHSLYVAEYPVTDPTMAAPVRLSFVGLKPKVKGGCGEWPDDLASGGSLEGWQNKTYWNYGCATQATLSAQIADPRDLAAPRGETPADIETRMRAITDVRKGQDPSTKWVTKSTSISDVGGN; this is encoded by the coding sequence ATGTCGGAACATCGCACAGCCGCTTCAAACAGCGCCGGCTTCGACGCCGGGAGCCGGCTGCACTCCCTGGGGAGAGCGGCGAAGCTCGCTTCAATTTTTCTCGTACTTCCACTGAGCGCGTGCGGCCTCAACAAGGTCTCCGCCCCGCCGGAAGTCGCCTATGATTACCGGGACCGTCACCCGATCGTCCTTGCCGAGACGCAAAACGCCCTGGACGTGTTTCCGCCGCCCGTCGGCGTCCGCCTCGACAATGCGAGCGACCTCAGGATTCGGGAGTTCGTAGCGCGCTACCAGAAGCTCGGCCAAGGCAAAATCACGGTCCTCGCCCCTGTCGGCGGCGCTTATGGCTCCGGCCGGCACGGGCTGGAAGAAATCCGCCGCGCCTTGGTCGCGGCGGGCGCTGATCATTCTCTCTATGTCGCCGAATATCCGGTTACCGACCCCACCATGGCGGCGCCGGTCCGGCTTTCCTTCGTAGGCCTCAAGCCCAAGGTCAAGGGCGGGTGCGGCGAGTGGCCCGACGATCTGGCCTCGGGCGGCTCCCTGGAAGGCTGGCAGAACAAGACCTACTGGAACTACGGTTGCGCGACCCAGGCGACCTTGTCCGCGCAGATCGCGGACCCGCGCGACCTTGCGGCCCCGCGCGGCGAAACGCCGGCCGATATCGAGACCCGCATGCGTGCGATCACCGACGTCCGCAAGGGCCAGGATCCCTCCACCAAATGGGTTACCAAGTCTACAAGCATCAGTGATGTGGGAGGCAATTGA
- a CDS encoding DUF1190 domain-containing protein yields MALRRHIRMVMASTKLTRPFIGHGFPRSGRGLRVLAFTSTLGSAVWSGTAFAAKSVFFASREACVASLKFKPEACDTAFVNAEMERQRNMGAAMSQLDCVKRFRLCESRKDPTGSRTYEPSLLGVEISNSGRGWTVEPVYAVELPPGQIHPLPISHISIAPPEALAAPAPSGYEPPETGRRAEAEDIMTKARAAEDAERAKAARRERIRNAPFVE; encoded by the coding sequence ATGGCGCTTCGGCGGCACATCCGCATGGTCATGGCGTCAACGAAGCTGACTCGCCCGTTCATCGGCCACGGTTTTCCCCGCTCGGGACGGGGATTACGCGTCCTAGCTTTCACCTCTACACTGGGGTCCGCCGTGTGGAGCGGGACGGCTTTCGCCGCCAAATCCGTGTTTTTCGCCTCGCGCGAGGCTTGCGTCGCCTCGCTGAAATTCAAGCCGGAGGCCTGCGACACCGCTTTCGTCAACGCCGAAATGGAGCGCCAGCGCAACATGGGCGCAGCCATGAGCCAGCTCGATTGCGTGAAGCGCTTTCGCCTGTGCGAATCGCGAAAAGATCCGACCGGGAGCCGAACCTATGAGCCTTCCCTCCTCGGCGTCGAAATATCGAATTCCGGGCGGGGCTGGACCGTGGAGCCGGTTTACGCCGTCGAGCTGCCGCCGGGGCAGATCCATCCTCTGCCGATCTCCCATATTTCCATCGCCCCGCCTGAAGCGCTCGCCGCGCCGGCGCCCTCGGGATACGAGCCCCCCGAAACCGGCAGGCGGGCTGAAGCGGAGGACATCATGACGAAGGCGCGCGCGGCGGAAGACGCCGAACGCGCCAAGGCGGCGCGGCGCGAGCGCATCCGCAACGCCCCCTTCGTGGAATAA
- a CDS encoding CpaF family protein, with product MFGKRTEIGDKGAARSQKPKAQPAPAFTPRAPTIQAPPQSAPPAPVVVQTESKKSDEYYITKSVIFGALIEAIDLAQLSKLDPENAREEIRDIVNEIISIKNVVMSISEQEELLDDICNDVLGYGPLEPLLARDDIADIMVNGALKTYIEVSGKIQLTNIRFRDNSQLMNICQRIVSQVGRRVDDASPICDARLMDGSRVNVIAPPLAIDGPALTIRKFKKDKLTLDQLVKFGAISPEGAEVLKVIGRVRCNVLISGGTGSGKTTLLNCLTNYIDHDERVITCEDAAELQLQQDHVVRLETRPPNLEGQGSVTMRDLVKNCLRMRPERIIVGEVRGPEAFDLLQAMNTGHDGSMGTLHSNSPREALGRLESMITMGGFSLPAKTIRDMIVSSIDVIIQAARLRDGSRRITHITEVLGMEGDVVTMQDLFVYEILGEDANGKIVGRHRSTGIGRPRFWERARYYGEEDRLGAALDASLVDNE from the coding sequence ATGTTCGGAAAGCGCACAGAGATCGGCGACAAGGGGGCTGCGCGGAGCCAGAAGCCGAAGGCTCAGCCCGCTCCCGCCTTCACCCCCAGGGCGCCGACGATCCAGGCGCCGCCTCAGTCGGCGCCCCCCGCGCCGGTGGTCGTGCAGACCGAAAGCAAAAAGTCAGACGAATATTACATCACCAAGAGCGTCATTTTCGGCGCCCTGATCGAAGCGATCGACCTCGCGCAGCTGTCCAAGCTCGATCCAGAGAACGCCCGCGAAGAAATCCGCGACATCGTCAACGAGATCATCTCGATCAAGAATGTCGTGATGTCGATTTCCGAGCAGGAAGAACTGCTCGACGACATCTGTAACGATGTTCTCGGCTACGGGCCGCTCGAGCCCTTGCTCGCGCGGGACGACATCGCGGACATCATGGTCAACGGCGCGCTCAAGACCTACATCGAAGTCAGCGGAAAGATCCAGCTGACGAACATCCGCTTTCGCGACAACTCCCAGCTCATGAACATCTGCCAGCGAATCGTCAGTCAGGTCGGCAGGCGCGTCGACGACGCTTCTCCGATCTGCGACGCCCGCCTCATGGACGGCTCGCGCGTGAACGTGATCGCGCCTCCCCTCGCCATCGACGGACCTGCGCTCACCATCCGCAAGTTCAAGAAGGACAAGCTCACGCTGGACCAGCTGGTGAAATTCGGCGCCATTTCGCCGGAAGGCGCCGAGGTGCTCAAGGTCATCGGCCGCGTGCGCTGCAACGTCCTCATCTCGGGCGGCACGGGCTCGGGCAAGACCACATTGCTGAACTGCCTGACCAACTACATCGACCATGACGAGCGCGTCATCACCTGCGAGGACGCGGCGGAGCTGCAATTGCAGCAGGATCATGTCGTGAGACTCGAAACGCGCCCGCCCAACCTCGAAGGGCAGGGCTCGGTGACGATGCGCGATCTGGTCAAGAACTGCCTGCGTATGCGTCCCGAGCGCATCATCGTGGGCGAGGTCCGCGGCCCCGAAGCCTTCGACCTCCTCCAGGCGATGAACACCGGCCACGACGGATCCATGGGAACCCTGCACTCGAACTCTCCGCGCGAAGCGCTGGGACGTCTCGAATCCATGATCACGATGGGTGGATTTTCGCTCCCCGCCAAGACGATCCGCGACATGATCGTGTCCTCGATAGACGTGATCATACAGGCCGCCCGCCTGCGCGACGGCTCGCGTCGCATCACCCATATCACCGAAGTGCTCGGCATGGAGGGCGATGTGGTGACGATGCAGGATCTCTTCGTCTACGAGATCCTCGGCGAAGACGCCAACGGCAAGATCGTCGGCAGGCATCGCTCGACCGGCATCGGTCGGCCGCGCTTCTGGGAGCGCGCGCGCTACTATGGCGAGGAAGATCGCCTGGGAGCGGCCCTCGACGCCTCGCTCGTCGACAACGAGTAA
- the gspM gene encoding type II secretion system protein GspM has translation MIQFKHWRDAEVWRKRLPFMAANGAFLLLVLLLGAAPLYHIFVEGEESLAERRATLARYEAVAGQEAAVREYARQVKEINAHGDLLEGSTAGVIAAALQSKLKAMAETAGVTVRSIQALPPKSLGAAGAASGPGSGGGAPSQPAGGAGRASAPQLFGARVEVSGTPESIHSFTRAIETGPPLLIATAAMLNQPIMMWRPQGEETPPPEISAQIDVYGGALAKDQQ, from the coding sequence ATGATCCAGTTCAAGCATTGGCGGGACGCCGAAGTCTGGCGGAAGCGTCTTCCTTTTATGGCTGCGAACGGCGCTTTCCTTCTCCTCGTGCTGCTGCTGGGGGCGGCGCCGCTCTATCATATCTTCGTCGAAGGAGAGGAAAGCCTCGCCGAGCGGCGAGCGACTCTCGCCCGCTACGAGGCGGTGGCCGGCCAGGAGGCGGCGGTGCGGGAATACGCCCGCCAGGTGAAGGAGATCAACGCTCACGGCGACCTTCTCGAAGGCTCGACCGCCGGCGTAATCGCCGCCGCGCTTCAATCGAAGCTCAAAGCCATGGCCGAAACCGCCGGCGTGACCGTGCGTTCGATCCAGGCGCTGCCCCCCAAATCGCTCGGCGCCGCTGGAGCCGCCTCTGGCCCGGGCTCGGGCGGAGGCGCCCCCTCCCAACCCGCCGGGGGCGCGGGTCGCGCTTCAGCCCCTCAGCTGTTCGGCGCGCGCGTCGAGGTCTCGGGAACGCCGGAGTCCATCCACAGTTTCACGCGCGCGATCGAGACGGGTCCGCCGTTGCTGATCGCGACGGCCGCCATGCTCAATCAGCCCATCATGATGTGGCGGCCGCAGGGCGAGGAAACGCCGCCGCCCGAAATCTCCGCACAGATAGACGTCTATGGCGGCGCGCTCGCAAAGGATCAGCAATGA
- a CDS encoding type II secretion system F family protein, translating to MEDETGLIAAVLFALMAAGLAYVVVYPYLSDDAKAKKRAATFVSASREKTGVSRAAADPAKRRKAIAESLKEMESSSKKKKVTLEQRIAQAGLQWSKTSYLVGSAGFGLFLALVLLIVNGNMLVTIGGFFIGMLGAPSWLLSFLRKRRINQFVQEFPGAIDIIIRGIRSGLPVVDCFRVIAGEAQEPVRGEFRQIIEAQAVGLSLGEATERLVDRMPIPEASFFSIVVNISQKSGGNLSEALGNLSNVLRDRKKMKGKVQAMSTEAKASAGIIGSLPFVVGGAVYMLQPAYIMLLFTTNGGKITVAVSLVWMSIGVMVMRKMIDFDI from the coding sequence ATGGAGGACGAAACAGGTTTGATCGCGGCGGTCTTGTTCGCCCTCATGGCGGCCGGACTGGCCTATGTCGTCGTCTATCCGTATCTGTCGGACGACGCCAAAGCGAAAAAGCGCGCGGCGACCTTCGTCTCCGCCTCCAGGGAGAAGACCGGCGTCAGCCGCGCCGCGGCCGATCCCGCCAAACGACGCAAGGCGATCGCAGAGTCGCTGAAGGAAATGGAGTCTTCCTCCAAGAAGAAAAAGGTGACGCTGGAACAGCGCATTGCGCAGGCCGGGCTGCAATGGTCCAAAACCAGCTACCTCGTCGGATCCGCCGGGTTCGGCCTGTTTCTCGCGCTGGTGTTGCTGATCGTAAACGGCAATATGCTGGTCACCATCGGCGGCTTCTTCATCGGCATGCTGGGGGCGCCGTCCTGGCTGCTGTCCTTCCTGCGCAAGCGACGGATAAACCAATTCGTCCAGGAGTTTCCCGGCGCGATCGACATCATCATCCGCGGCATCCGCTCGGGACTGCCGGTCGTCGATTGTTTTCGGGTGATCGCGGGAGAGGCGCAGGAACCGGTGCGCGGCGAGTTCCGCCAGATCATCGAGGCGCAGGCGGTGGGCCTCAGCCTCGGCGAGGCGACCGAACGTCTGGTCGATCGCATGCCGATCCCCGAGGCCTCGTTTTTTTCCATCGTCGTGAACATTTCGCAGAAATCGGGCGGCAATCTCTCGGAGGCGCTGGGCAATCTGTCCAATGTGCTCAGAGACCGCAAGAAGATGAAAGGCAAAGTCCAGGCGATGTCGACCGAAGCCAAGGCCTCCGCCGGCATTATCGGAAGCCTGCCTTTCGTCGTCGGCGGCGCCGTCTACATGCTTCAGCCTGCGTATATCATGCTTCTGTTCACGACGAACGGCGGAAAGATAACGGTCGCGGTCAGTCTGGTATGGATGTCGATCGGCGTCATGGTCATGCGCAAGATGATCGACTTCGATATCTGA
- a CDS encoding PilN domain-containing protein has translation MADSIWRKEITTQSLNQALSGFWSWYMAQARAALPPSALAWLMDRGERKLIVRAGRSGISIDVGGEEKGFGAYPGAAPSAKELLGRLSQDGQSVKIILELPRDKFFVRSFEVPVAARASLAQSLPREIERKTLFKLDDIFFGHVVARSPGRPDRLKVTQWILRRDIAQAAVEQADLSLDDLDMVRPEPGSDGANELPEISLKRDANATAWLQKALIGMAAGGLCLIVAGLGVRAWRVDQIGASLDEEIATAEQRAGVVRSIANQATAEGALLTSLRRERENAPSLADLIEETARILPNSAHLTEWRLSEPKPGERSVDLVGLADSAADLPALFDKSPMFVNTTLTAAIMPDLQEKRERFSIQMRVRPKTPAGKK, from the coding sequence TTGGCCGATTCTATATGGCGAAAAGAGATCACCACCCAATCCCTCAACCAGGCTCTGAGCGGGTTTTGGTCCTGGTATATGGCGCAAGCCAGGGCGGCGCTGCCGCCCTCGGCGCTCGCCTGGCTGATGGATCGCGGCGAGCGTAAACTGATCGTCCGGGCCGGCCGGTCGGGAATTTCGATAGACGTCGGCGGCGAGGAGAAAGGGTTCGGCGCATATCCCGGCGCGGCTCCTTCGGCCAAGGAACTCCTCGGCCGGCTCTCGCAGGACGGTCAGTCGGTCAAGATCATCCTCGAACTGCCCCGCGACAAGTTCTTCGTGCGCTCCTTTGAGGTCCCGGTCGCGGCGCGCGCTTCGCTGGCTCAATCGCTGCCGAGGGAAATCGAGCGTAAGACCCTGTTCAAGCTCGACGATATATTTTTCGGCCATGTCGTCGCCAGGAGTCCGGGGCGCCCCGACAGGTTGAAAGTGACCCAATGGATCCTGCGGCGGGACATCGCCCAGGCCGCCGTGGAGCAGGCTGATCTCTCGCTCGACGATCTCGACATGGTGAGGCCCGAGCCCGGCAGCGACGGAGCCAACGAACTGCCCGAAATATCGCTGAAGCGGGACGCCAACGCCACCGCCTGGCTTCAAAAAGCCCTGATCGGCATGGCCGCGGGCGGCTTGTGCCTCATCGTGGCGGGCCTCGGCGTTCGCGCATGGCGGGTGGATCAGATCGGCGCGAGTCTCGACGAGGAAATCGCGACGGCGGAGCAACGCGCCGGCGTCGTGAGGTCGATCGCCAACCAGGCGACTGCGGAAGGCGCGCTTCTCACCAGCCTGAGGCGCGAACGGGAAAACGCCCCCTCGCTGGCCGACCTCATCGAGGAAACCGCCCGCATCCTTCCCAATTCGGCCCATTTGACCGAGTGGCGGCTGTCGGAGCCCAAGCCGGGCGAACGGAGCGTCGATCTGGTCGGCTTGGCGGACTCGGCCGCAGATTTGCCGGCTCTGTTCGACAAGTCGCCGATGTTCGTAAATACGACGCTGACGGCGGCGATAATGCCCGACCTGCAGGAAAAGCGCGAACGCTTCTCGATCCAGATGCGGGTGCGCCCGAAGACCCCGGCAGGCAAGAAATGA
- a CDS encoding AAA family ATPase, which translates to MTDANIEHSGAPPESLLIAQIPRISIQAFCETQEVAEVILNASTDRRMIKAHVKVHMGGVVAAIEAFRAAPTPNLIVVESAADRMQLIANLDMLAEYCDPGTKVVVIGHENDIALYRALTARGVSDYLVTPVDVLPFIQHVSHLYNGPEAETLGRVIAVVGAKGGVGASNVSHNLAWSLSRVLKYQTVIADLDLAFGTAGLDFNQDPPQGIAEAVYSPERVDSTLVDRLLSKCSDTLSLLAAPATVDKAYDLPENAFDPVLDVLRATTPCTVLDLPHAWTSWARHILIGADEVVIVATPDLANLRNAKTLFDAVRVARPNDRPPKLVLNSVGVPKRPEIAAAEFAKAIEVSPVAVIPFEPKLFGTAANNGQMLAEIEPGSKIVESFDNLARLVMGRTDLQKSKKSLLGPLLERFAGKKAS; encoded by the coding sequence ATGACGGACGCCAATATCGAACATTCCGGCGCGCCGCCTGAATCCCTGCTGATCGCGCAGATCCCGAGGATTTCCATCCAGGCGTTCTGCGAGACTCAGGAAGTGGCCGAGGTCATACTCAACGCGTCCACCGACCGGCGCATGATCAAGGCTCACGTGAAGGTCCACATGGGAGGCGTCGTCGCTGCGATCGAAGCTTTTCGCGCGGCCCCGACCCCGAACCTCATCGTCGTGGAGTCCGCCGCCGACCGCATGCAGCTCATCGCCAACCTCGACATGCTCGCGGAATATTGCGACCCCGGCACCAAGGTCGTCGTCATCGGGCATGAGAACGACATCGCCCTCTATCGCGCGCTTACGGCGCGAGGCGTGAGCGATTACCTCGTGACGCCGGTGGACGTCCTGCCCTTCATCCAGCATGTCTCGCACCTCTACAACGGACCCGAAGCCGAAACTCTCGGCAGGGTGATCGCGGTGGTCGGAGCCAAAGGCGGCGTCGGGGCTTCGAATGTGTCGCACAATCTCGCCTGGTCGCTTTCGAGGGTCCTGAAATACCAGACCGTGATCGCCGACCTCGATCTCGCCTTCGGCACCGCCGGACTCGACTTCAACCAGGACCCGCCGCAGGGCATCGCGGAGGCGGTCTACTCGCCCGAGCGCGTCGATTCGACCCTGGTCGATCGTCTGCTCTCCAAATGCAGCGACACTTTGAGCCTGCTCGCCGCGCCGGCGACGGTCGACAAGGCCTACGACCTCCCGGAAAACGCCTTCGACCCGGTTCTCGACGTTCTTCGCGCGACAACTCCCTGCACCGTGCTCGATCTGCCCCACGCATGGACCTCATGGGCGCGCCACATTCTCATCGGCGCGGATGAAGTGGTGATCGTCGCAACTCCCGACCTGGCCAATTTGCGAAACGCCAAGACTCTGTTCGACGCGGTGCGCGTCGCCCGCCCCAACGATCGGCCGCCCAAGCTGGTGCTCAATTCGGTCGGCGTGCCGAAACGGCCGGAAATCGCCGCCGCCGAATTCGCCAAGGCTATCGAGGTTTCGCCGGTGGCGGTGATCCCCTTCGAGCCCAAACTGTTCGGCACGGCCGCAAACAACGGCCAGATGCTGGCCGAGATCGAGCCCGGCTCCAAAATCGTCGAGTCGTTCGACAATCTGGCGCGACTCGTCATGGGGCGCACCGATCTGCAAAAATCCAAGAAAAGCCTTCTTGGACCGTTGCTCGAGCGCTTTGCGGGCAAGAAAGCAAGCTGA
- a CDS encoding type II and III secretion system protein family protein, whose product MSRLRHRLMGAVMAASVGAPYVITPVLAQALESHRNDSVTVSRNISMGVGKSLVVDLPRDAAEIVVGNPGVANAVVRTPRKLFIMGAGQGQTTVFALDSQGRQFANFEISIGRDVGDLGPLLKAALPKSEITTRTVNDTIILTGWVSSPGDAQRAVDIAKGFASQVAAAGASGQVTSIGAGGAPIINALQIRGEDQVMLKVTVAEVSRTVLKQLGVSAGANGEAFLSGSWGTFTNHNPFAINAVLSQSAFSFTGPNGTSHTLQAFERYNVARVLAEPSVSAVSGENAKVVVGGEIAVPAQGSCIAGNTPGATTVCTPGITFKPYGVTLAFTPVVQAEGRIQIHLNTEVTEVDYSSTQTYLGVSVPGFKTRKNETTVELPSGGSMATAGLLTHASGQAINGIPGLINLPVLGALFRSRDYQRNESELLVVVTPYIIKSVSSHEVVRPDDHFNDASDPQAWLLGRVNRIYATRNNPQLNQNYKGRIGFIHD is encoded by the coding sequence ATGAGCCGCTTGAGACACAGGTTGATGGGCGCCGTGATGGCCGCCTCTGTCGGCGCGCCTTATGTGATCACGCCCGTGCTGGCGCAGGCGCTGGAGTCCCATCGCAACGATTCCGTAACCGTCTCGCGCAACATTTCGATGGGCGTCGGCAAATCCCTCGTGGTCGACCTCCCCCGGGACGCGGCGGAGATAGTGGTCGGGAATCCGGGCGTGGCGAACGCGGTCGTTCGCACGCCTCGCAAACTCTTCATAATGGGCGCCGGACAGGGACAGACGACGGTGTTCGCCCTGGACAGCCAGGGACGGCAATTCGCGAATTTCGAAATCAGCATCGGTCGCGACGTCGGCGATCTCGGCCCGCTTCTGAAAGCGGCGCTGCCGAAATCCGAAATCACCACACGCACCGTCAACGACACCATCATCCTGACCGGCTGGGTGAGTTCGCCGGGCGACGCGCAGCGCGCGGTCGATATCGCCAAAGGCTTCGCGTCGCAAGTCGCAGCGGCGGGCGCGAGCGGACAGGTCACCAGCATCGGCGCAGGCGGCGCCCCGATCATAAACGCGCTTCAGATCCGGGGCGAGGATCAGGTGATGCTCAAGGTCACTGTGGCGGAGGTCTCGCGCACGGTGCTGAAGCAGTTGGGCGTTTCGGCCGGCGCCAACGGGGAAGCCTTCCTGAGCGGCTCCTGGGGCACCTTCACCAACCACAATCCTTTCGCTATCAACGCCGTTCTCTCGCAGAGCGCGTTCTCCTTCACCGGCCCGAACGGCACTTCCCACACATTGCAGGCCTTCGAGCGCTATAACGTCGCGCGCGTGCTCGCCGAACCGTCGGTCTCGGCGGTCTCGGGCGAAAACGCCAAAGTGGTCGTCGGCGGCGAAATCGCAGTGCCGGCGCAGGGAAGCTGTATCGCGGGCAACACGCCCGGCGCCACGACGGTCTGTACGCCGGGCATCACCTTCAAGCCCTACGGCGTGACGCTGGCTTTCACTCCGGTCGTTCAGGCGGAAGGCCGCATCCAGATTCACCTCAACACCGAAGTGACGGAAGTGGACTACTCCAGCACTCAAACCTATCTCGGCGTTTCTGTGCCGGGCTTCAAGACCCGCAAGAACGAGACGACCGTGGAGCTGCCGTCGGGCGGCTCGATGGCGACCGCGGGGCTCTTGACCCATGCTTCGGGCCAGGCGATCAACGGCATCCCCGGCCTCATCAACCTGCCCGTTCTCGGCGCGTTGTTTCGTTCGCGCGACTATCAGCGCAACGAAAGCGAACTGCTGGTCGTCGTCACGCCCTACATCATAAAGAGCGTCTCTTCGCATGAAGTGGTTCGTCCCGACGACCACTTCAACGATGCGAGCGACCCGCAAGCATGGCTGCTCGGCCGCGTCAATCGCATTTATGCGACGAGAAACAATCCCCAGCTCAACCAGAACTACAAAGGCCGCATCGGCTTCATTCACGATTGA